In Elaeis guineensis isolate ETL-2024a chromosome 1, EG11, whole genome shotgun sequence, a genomic segment contains:
- the LOC105037974 gene encoding putative disease resistance protein RGA4 yields the protein MAMILDAFVRRCMTKLADFVQGEVSIMLKVKDELQKLQRRLERIRGSLEHAERRRRPEDTNISNWVRELKNIMYDADDIIDLCIIEGSELSESHQSVSVVCHPCLLFSCFSCMKFRHEIGDRIRDLNNRLKEIVEDRSALSKLEEYTNQDVRVSRVNPRQTFPIEVNSDIVGTQIEEDTQDLVDSLVKEDKQKCWILGIVGMGGIGKTTLASNIYNDERIKENFPIRVWVCVSKDFSGTTLLKEIIRSAGGNYGQAETKAELIPNLSSVLSRRFIIVLDDIWKAKVWEDLLRYPLEGAAASGRIVITTRDINMAKNMSALVHHVHEMDTDDGWALLCKKVFRDDEKEEIFNLKEIGIKIVKKCDGLPLAIKAIAGVLKLKNRTSMEWNNVLRSDAWSMSPLQKELPGALFLSYEDLSSDVKQCFLYCSLYPENSLMHRDDLVRHWLAEGFVKSQGDVLLEDLAEDYYKELICRNLLRPDSDYADESWCRMHELLRSLALFLIEDESAFVGHEKICNTNPLIKLRRLSISSVGERLEIPDAVKKQRCLRTLIVWNSPKTKIVEHELERLGQLRVLDLRDTELESLPGSIGNLLHLRLLNLGRTNVKNLPESIGRLQNLLTLNLPGCKSLRTLPKAITSLCNLRCFRLEDTPLTHLPKGIGRLRNLVYLDGFVVGDDGGEEDQGCDLEELQSLYQLRVLQIDRLERSRAEASALANCRFLRRLVLCWLPPKAENNQPRCGEDAIQKVNKICNGLSPPSNLEDLGFFNFFGSGFPDWLMSSSLGASFPHLAFLKLDSCRSCPQLPPLELLPQLKFLRITGADAVSRIGPELLGPRASVATAFPRLEYLELQHMRNLKEWSLGIVEEVGDEIRGASKLLPRLKTLYLENCPELIALPDGLRHATNLKELYITGANNLREIKNLSLTDKLYIKENPRLERVSNLPMLKSMEILNCPMLEQVENLDKLQYLVLEHPSAVQGPSEIPIGHSPECLQDVSNNFDQQMEHLPRWLFDLLGQHQNAPTAVQNLRKFELTCSSPLFKSFLKDIRNFIQRIPEVWIEDIDGSSWMRYTRGPPPTF from the coding sequence ATGGCAATGATCTTAGACGCTTTCGTGCGAAGATGCATGACCAAACTCGCAGATTTTGTACAGGGTGAGGTGTCAATCATGCTCAAGGTGAAGGATGAGCTCCAGAAGCTTCAGAGAAGACTGGAAAGGATAAGAGGTTCTCTTGAACATGCAGAGCGGAGGAGGCGCCCTGAAGACACAAACATCAGTAATTGGGTGAGGGAGTTGAAAAATATCATGTATGATGCGGATGATATCATCGACCTTTGTATCATCGAAGGCAGCGAATTATCGGAAAGCCATCAATCCGTTTCTGTGGTATGCCATCCCTGCCTTTTATTTTCTTGCTTCAGTTGTATGAAGTTCCGCCATGAAATTGGTGACAGAATTAGAGATCTTAATAATAGGCTGAAAGAGATTGTAGAGGATAGATCAGCACTGTCTAAACTAGAAGAATACACTAACCAAGATGTCCGAGTGAGCAGAGTAAATCCTCGTCAGACTTTTCCCATTGAGGTTAATTCTGATATCGTAGGGACACAAATTGAAGAAGATACCCAGGATCTTGTGGATTCATTAGTCAAAGAAGATAAACAGAAATGCTGGATTTTGGGGATTGTTGGGATGGGTGGAATCGGCAAGACTACTCTTGCTTCTAATATATACAATGatgaaagaataaaagaaaaCTTTCCTATACGAGTATGGGTTTGTGTTTCCAAGGATTTTTCAGGGACAACGTTGCTGAAAGAGATAATAAGAAGTGCAGGTGGAAATTACGGGCAGGCTGAAACAAAGGCTGAACTCATACCCAATCTTTCCTCTGTCCTTTCAAGAAGGTTCATTATCGTATTAGATGATATATGGAAAGCAAAAGTGTGGGAGGATCTGCTCAGATATCCTTTAGAAGGTGCAGCAGCTAGTGGTAGGATTGTGATCACTACTCGAGACATAAATATGGCTAAAAATATGAGTGCACTTGTCCACCATGTTCATGAAATGGATACTGATGATGGCTGGGCATTACTCTGCAAGAAAGTCTTTAGAGATGACGAGAAGGAAGAGATCTTTAATTTAAAAGAAATTGGGATTAAAATTGTCAAAAAATGTGATGGTCTTCCTCTTGCAATCAAGGCCATTGCAGGCGTTTTAAAGCTGAAGAACAGAACTAGCATGGAGTGGAATAACGTTCTCAGAAGTGATGCATGGTCTATGAGCCCACTTCAGAAAGAACTCCCAGGAGCGTTATTTTTAAGCTATGAGGATTTATCATCTGATGTTAAACAATGTTTCCTTTATTGCTCCTTATATCCTGAGAACTCTTTGATGCATCGTGATGATCTTGTTCGGCACTGGTTGGCCGAAGGTTTTGTAAAATCGCAAGGAGATGTATTGCTCGAAGATTTAGCTGAAGATTATTATAAAGAGTTGATTTGCAGGAATCTTTTACGACCTGATTCTGATTATGCAGATGAGAGTTGGTGCAGAATGCACGAACTGCTACGTTCTCTTGCTCTGTTTTTGATAGAAGATGAGAGCGCTTTTGTCGGTCATGAAAAAATATGTAACACGAACCCTTTGATCAAGCTTCGTCGCTTGTCAATTTCAAGTGTGGGAGAGAGGCTAGAAATCCCTGATGCAGTGAAAAAGCAGAGATGCTTGAGGACTCTAATTGTCTGGAATAGTCCAAAGACAAAGATTGTTGAGCATGAACTTGAAAGACTCGGGCAGCTTCGAGTTTTGGACTTGCGCGACACGGAACTGGAGAGCCTTCCGGGCTCCATTGGAAACTTGTTACATCTAAGGCTCCTGAATCTTGGTCGAACGAATGTCAAAAATCTACCAGAGTCTATCGGACGCCTTCAAAATCTACTGACGTTGAACCTCCCGGGCTGTAAATCCTTGCGCACGCTTCCCAAGGCCATCACAAGTCTGTGCAATCTAAGATGCTTTCGCCTTGAGGATACTCCATTGACCCATCTCCCAAAAGGAATAGGTAGACTGAGAAATCTCGTCTATCTTGATGGATTTgtggtcggtgatgatggtggtgAGGAAGACCAGGGGTGTGATTTGGAGGAGCTACAATCTCTGTACCAGCTGAGAGTGCTGCAGATAGACAGGTTGGAGAGGTCACGAGCAGAAGCTTCGGCACTTGCAAACTGCCGCTTTCTTAGAAGATTGGTTTTGTGTTGGCTGCCACCCAAAGCTGAGAATAATCAGCCACGATGTGGGGAGGACGCAATCCAAAAAGTGAACAAGATATGCAACGGCCTCTCTCCTCCATCCAACCTGGAAGACCTTggcttcttcaacttctttggcAGTGGGTTTCCCGACTGGTTGATGTCATCCTCATTGGGTGCCTCATTTCCTCACCTGGCATTCTTGAAACTTGATAGTTGTAGATCATGTCCGCAACTTCCTCCGCTAGAACTATTGCCCCAGCTAAAATTCCTACGGATTACAGGCGCAGACGCAGTCTCAAGGATCGGGCCCGAGCTTCTTGGTCCGCGTGCCTCAGTAGCAACTGCATTTCCAAGGCTTGAATACCTGGAACTCCAACACATGCGCAACTTGAAAGAATGGTCACTAGGCATCGTGGAAGAGGTTGGTGATGAAATCAGAGGAGCCTCTAAGCTGCTGCCGCGTCTCAAGACCCTGTATCTAGAGAACTGTCCCGAGCTAATAGCTCTTCCAGACGGTCTGAGGCATGCCACCAACTTGAAGGAATTGTATATTACGGGTGCCAACAATCTGAGAGAAATCAAAAACCTCTCCTTAACTGACAAGCTCTACATTAAGGAAAATCCGCGATTGGAAAGAGTATCCAACCTTCCCATGCTGAAATCAATGGAAATACTGAATTGCCCAATGTTAGAGCAAGTGGAGAATCTTGATAAGTTACAATACCTGGTCTTGGAACATCCTTCTGCAGTACAGGGGCCCTCAGAGATACCAATCGGTCACTCGCCAGAGTGCCTCCAAGATGTTTCCAATAATTTTGATCAACAAATGGAGCACCTCCCGCGGTGGTTATTCGACCTACTCGGGCAGCATCAAAATGCTCCGACTGCGGTGCAGAATCTCAGAAAATTTGAACTGACATGCAGCTCACCACTGTTTAAGAGCTTCCTGAAGGATATACGAAATTTCATTCAGCGGATCCCTGAGGTCTGGATCGAAGACATAGATGGTTCCTCATGGATGCGGTATACCAGGGGACCCCCTCCCACCTTTTAA